The Clarias gariepinus isolate MV-2021 ecotype Netherlands chromosome 24, CGAR_prim_01v2, whole genome shotgun sequence region GTACACAAAGATAAATTGATTTACCATGTCTCTCAGCACATCATTGACCAGGGCCTGGAAGACAGCAGGAGCATTGGTCAGACCAAACGGAAGGACCGGTATTCAAAGTGTCCCGTCGGTGTGTTGAAagctgtcttccactcatctccCTTCCGAATACGGATATGGTGGTAGGCGTTGCGCAGGGCAAGCTTGGTGAAGGCCTTGGCTCCCTGCAAAAGTTCGAATGCTGAAGACATAAGAGGGAGGGGGTACCTGTTCTTAATGGTAATGTCATTCAGCCCACGATAATCAATACAGGGACGCAGGGAACCATCTCTTTTCTTgacaaagaagaaccccgcacccgcaggagaggaggagggacgGATGAGGCCGGCTTTGAGGGACTCATTAATATATGTGTCCATGGCCTCTCTTTCCGGACCTGAAAGGGAATATAAGTGACCCTTAGGCGGAGAAGTGCCTGGGAGGAGCTCAATGGCACAATCATAAGTGCGATGAGGAGGCAAGAACATGGCCCGGGACTTGCTGAACACCAGCCGCAGGTCGTGGTACTCCGCCGGGACCCCAGACAGATCAGCAACCTCCACCTGCAACACAGGACAAACAGAACCAGAAAAAGGGGCAGGACCAAGACAAGAAGCAAGACAATTTTGGCTCCAAGACAAGACAGAATTTCCAGACCAATCAACATGAGGGCCAtgtttacatttgggcatttggcagacgctcttatccagagcgacttacatttctttttttttatctcattacacatctgagcagttgagggtcaagggccttgctcaagggcccaacagcggcaacttggtggttgtggggtttgaacctgggatcttccgaaccgcagttcaatgccttaaccactgagctacccctgaccccatgTTGTACCAACCAGGGGTGCCCCAGCACTATAGGAGCACTAGGGGAGTCCAGAAGGTACAACGTGGTTTCCTCACGGTGATTACCTGAGACCACTAAGCTAACCTTCGGTGTCTGGTGAGAGACAGCAGTAGTTAAGGTCCCATTTAGGCATCGGGCAGGAATAGGTTCAGGCAGGGGAATAGCTGGAATACCCAAATGTGCAGCTATTGAGCTGTCCATGAAATTACCCTTAGCCCCTGAATTGACCAAGGCCGAGCACGACTGTGAAGTCTCCCATACTGAACTAAGACAGATAAAACAGTGCGAGAGGAGGGGGATTGTGAAAAAGGAATAGCGCTCACCAGGATCCCCTGCTTCACTGGTGAGCCTTGGCTTTTGCTGGGCAGGCTGCGAAAAAGTGGCCTGGCTTGCCACAATAGAGGCACAGACCTTTGATCAGGCGCAGTTGTTTCTTCTGGAGTGTTAGATGGAGGCGtcccgcctgcatgggttcaggTTCTGACAGGTCAACGGTCGCCATGGGAGAGTGAGGGCCCTCCACCCTGCTAGAGGGACGGATCATCCGGCGCTGGTGCCGACGACAGAGACGAGCCTCGATGCGGAGTGCCAGGTCGATGAGGTCCTCAAGGTCGCAGGGTAGGTCATGCATGGCCAGTTTGTCCTGTATCTCCTCCTCGAGTCCTGCCCGGAACATTGCCCGACAGGCTGCTTCATTCCAGTCACAGGAGGCTGCTAAGGTCTTAAACTGAATGGCAAACTCCGTGACTGAGGGGCCTGCCTAACAAAGCCGTGCGAGCTTGTCTGCTGCCTCCTGTCCTCTGACGGACCGGTCAAAAAGCCTTAACATCTCCTGTCGGAGCTCGTTAAATGAGTCACAACACGGGGCTCTGGACTTCCAGACAGACGTTCCCCATTCCCGAGCTTTGCCTGTAAGAAGAGTCAAGATAAATGCCACCCTCGTCTCTTCTGCCACGAATGTGCGTGGCTACAGGGCGAACACCACAGAGCATTGTGGCTGTAGTTCCTTCGGGATGGGAAACCGCAGCGCAcattaatgaagaaaaaaaaaacaggacccaGGCAATGCAAAGAAGACAAAAACACCCAGAGGGGGGGAGAAAAGAAAGGTGAAAAAACAGTACCGGAGGATACTGGCTTAGAGCCAAAACAAACTACACAGACAGGACTAGACAGGACATGAAATGGGCAGGCGATATGGCTAGCGACACAGAACAACGATCTGACATAGGACAACGGACAAGAGGGAATAAATAGGGCGAATGATTACAACGAACACAGGGGGAACAGGTGAGTGCAATCATCTTGATAGAGTGATAAAGAGGAAGTGAGAGGAATGGTGGTGATGTCAGAGACGTGGGCACATGGCGAAGGATCAAAAAACAAACGCCATGTGCTTGAATTGACATGTAAACAACAGGGTGGGAGAGGAAacgagaagaaagaaaagaagaaaaaatgaaaatcttAATGAACAGACCAGGGGTTTGAcagagcagacctacatgaaaggtgagaagaggaaTGACAGTAAcagagcgcgctgtcgcgttgtatatgcTGTACAACACGCATTTATTAaccttttgatcaaaatgctgccttttgtaaagtgaaagtctGAGCTGCGGGTTTCCACACGgcgacgaacagctttatttcagtcataaattcacaaccgcattccagctattatttccagccgtggtcaaATAATTTTTCAGTGCTAGACGAGAGCAGTTAAAAACACAATGATTATtcttataaaaagcccgaagcacttcgtgttcataaaataaaatttacttaatatgataaaattatatatatattgtacattcatgtcttctgatgatgtcgacacatttttacgttttaaataagacatgttggcatattcacgaatcaggacattcgcatagttaacactatcagatagcctactatcaggaaattaaattaatttcaagaccatttaaactgaggcattgccatgtctttcattgttttgtccctgttaaaacattacaaaaactatataagaaacttttaaagcacaattTTGGGCATCTCAGTTCATCcttataaaataatatgaagcacatatacacacatttatcatgaaagatctattgtaaaacaaaataaaattcctgCGGCCAAATTGCTGTTTGTTGGTCAGTTTGTTGATGTTCAGTATGTGAATATAAGAtcatttatcttctattaaTTATAATCAGTATCGAAATATGACACTATGACATTTATGTCTTTCTTTATGCAAAATTCTTCAgcacagattattttaataaatcatgtGAACTGTACAGCTGTTCTTTCCACTggtctgattggctgagagcagaTCCAGGTCCCGCCTCTGATGCTTTATGAAAGCTGGCTTCGCTCTGTTCATCACTCTGCTGATCAGACTGACATCATGCTGCTCACCGTCTGCGCTCTGCTCCCTGCTCTGGCAGGTAAAGATTCCTGCTCCTGCTTTCCTCTTCACACTCACGTCTTTTCATTCATTAGAATTCTCTTTATGAAATGATGATGACTCTCAGTGTTGCTTTATGTTGCAGTGGTCAGCTCACAGAAAGTAGTGACGCAAAAGCCTCCAGTTATAACAGTAGATAAGGGGAACTCTGTCACTATGGACTGTAACATCGCAAAGGATGAAGGCAACTATGTCTCCTGGCATAAACAGATTCCACCAGCAGCTCCAGAGTTTGTGTTGAGATTTTATTATTCTCACTCCGCTCCTAATAAATACGGAGACAATTTTTCATCTACACGCTTCACATCTAAAGCCTCATCAAGCATCGACTATCAGTTAATAATCAGTAATGTGGAGGTGGGAGACTCAGCAGTGTATTACTGTGAGACATGGGACAGCTCTGCTAGTGCAGTTGTACCACAGTGATGTACACCGTGACAAAAACCTCCTCACTGCTCACACTCACTTCTGCTTTCACACAACACGAGAAACATCAAAAACCTGTACTTCAAACTCACTGGAACTGAAGAGGAAACTTACTAATTCTATGAATTCCTCATAATTGAAAAGCACAGATACATTATGCCCTCTGATTCCTTTGATTTTTGTGATCAGTATAGCacatataataatgataatgtgaAGAGTAACTGGTACAAACTGGTTCCAGGAGCAGTTGCTGCTCACCCATAGGGGCTGGTGAGGCAGAAATCCCAGATCccgccatatactgtatactgtatatcagccaTGTTCAAGAAAGTCATAAACTTGTTCACGACTccatacattttaaagtttattgtaATATATCTTTACTCATTTGAgcggacattttttttaatttggttaTATTTCAAAATCCACTATTCAAAGAAAACTTCATGAGTCAGGACTTTATGCTCGAATTGCGGCAAAGAAACCATTTGGCTTGGGCCAGCAAACACAAGGAAGGGACATCAGTGGGAAACTGTTccttggtctgatgagtttgaaatttttggttctaatctccatgtctttgtTAGGCGTAGAGAGGGTGTGGGTGCTGGAGACACTGTTGGTGACTGTAAAGCCTTTTAGTGGGCATGGAAATCATAGGCAGAGGGAGgctgattaattttatttgtaaagcgcttttaccaattgtcattgtcacaaagcagcattacacaatcaaaagaattctGGAATTTTTGCACAGCTCAGTTGagactatttttttattgttgtcacatgcacacaatggcCGCAGTTTGTCATAAATACCTGCGACTGCTTCAGTGTTGCTGTAGGCCTCCATGTAGCCTTCCTGACCAGTTTCCTGGAGCAACGTTCTgatccactttttaaaaatagactTTATTCAGTTTCTAGGCAGTGATACAGTCTTTGAATTCTCTTGTACCCATCTTCTGACTTCTGCCTGTGTATAACTTTATTCTGAAAATCTTTTAACACTGTTTGCTTGCACATTGTTTGCTTCAGTTGCACTACCAGGAACTGAAATGAGAACTAGTTTAAAATGACTACAGCTAATTACAGATAAAATGCAAATGGATATTGTTACGCCCCATCCAGGGAAGCGCAACATGAAAGGACTAACCAGAGCAACAGATTTTCTTTACAACAAATGTTTATTGGGAGGTTAGGTTCAGGAGCTGACAAggccaaaataacaaacaaaagtcctggggggtattccagaaagcttggTTAACTTACCATTTTGTTAATCATACAAATTAATACATTGATACATAATCATTGTTACCCGCATACCGCGAGTATGTCGGTTCCAAAACACCTGAGAAGAGTAAGTTTAATCAACCTCCTACTGGTTACCCAGAGTTAATACGCGTGCACGGTACAtacataaagacattttcaatgGATCGCCGATTTCACAAGTAaaaatcaaagtgaaaaaaagagagcggAATACTTCACAGAGGTTTTAATGCACACATATGAGGAATTTAAGccaataataaggaaaaaaagcaatacGATTGCACCGGCTACAGAAATAGAGTTGGCTTGGCAAAAAATAACGGACAGAGTAAATGCGTTAGCGCAAATTTAACATCGCCTCcccttttattataatgcaaaataattaaacatacatacagtacagttagtAGAAGAAAAAAGAGTTGAATGATTTTACCAAGGCAAAAGATTAAGGACACAAAATTAAGTTGTTACCTGTACATAGCTATGAATAGATTTCCTATTAACATATTCTACCTCATTTATTAAAGGAGCTTTAATAGAAATTTTCTCACATGCTTTGCATCACATGCCCCACATTGTACGGTACAAAAAATGCCCTGACGCAAAAAAACATTGTGACATTTGCAATATGCGGTTTCAAAAGATGTGTTAAGTTAATTAACGATTCCAATAAAAAACGATAATGCTCTTTCACTAAAgcataaggaaataaaaaaaacatcaatatcTTATAACTCTCTCCCGGcgagaaaaaaaaccttgtatAATTTGTGCCTCCATGTCCACAGGATCATCATCAAAAGGGCTGAataaccttctgaaacaaacttaCCCTGGAACATAACCTGCTACCGAGCAGGTTATCTTCAAAGagtaagttgctatggttacatacatacccaGAAAGTTACCTCCGTTTTTGGACCTAAAAGTTGAGGTTATCCACTAACTTACTCTTGAACTTACCTGATGTATGTCACATAGcctgctttctggaataccctcCTGGTTTTCAAACGTCTACCTTACCtactaaacaaaataaaaataagatacaATCCCCTTCCCTAACTTCatattacaaaaacacagaacaaaagAATTCTCAAACAAAAATGGCATCAGACTCCCTACTGTcctaatttaatatttacaatatttacaaagatGTGTCAAACACTGAATTTAGAGGAAAATTCCAAAAAATCTGTGTCAAATGAGTCAGATACACCAGTAAATGGTTGATAAAACAGTTAAATGCACAAGCAAACAAAGCAAATAGAACTTATGGCTCATAATTCTCTCTACACAATCCACAAAACACTTTGCTCAGTTTACAAAATGGCAACCAACAGCTCCTGAGGAAGTAATGTCATGACTTTTGAGTTTATAAGTCATTTTTAGGAGGTGGGTGATACTTTTCCAAAttagtgattgtttttttctgacatgttggtgttatatctCTTGCTTGGATGTTAAATGTTGCACTGAGTAAATCCAGCTGTATGGAACAAAAACTCTGTGTGTCATAATTTTAGACCGTAAAGCAactaaatgtgattattttacatAGGGAGTAATTCTTTTCTATGCCCgatgtatattaaatatacagaTATTACATATGTTACAGTATTAGGCAGCAAAATgtcttaatgtttattttagtagCCTCTGATGCTTTATGAAAGCTGGCTTCGCTCTGTTCATCACTCTGCTGATCAGACTGACATCATGCTGCTCACCGTCTGCGCTCTGCTCCCTGCTCTGGCAGGTAAAGATTCCTGCTCCTGCTTTCCTCTTCACACTCACGTCTTTTCATTCATTAGAATTCTCTTTATGAAATGATGATGACTCTCAGTGTTGCTTTATGTTGCAGTGGTCAGCTCACAGAAAGTAGTGACGCAAAAGCCTCCAGTTATAACAGTAGATAAGGGGAACTCTGTCACTATGGACTGTAACATCGCAAAGGATGAAGGCAACTATGTCTCCTGGTACAAACAGATTCCACCAGCAGCTCCAGAGTTTGTGTTGAAATTTTATCATTCTCACTCCGCTCCTGATAAATACGGAGACAATTTTTCATCCACACGCTTCACATCTAAAGCCTCATCAAGCATCGACTATCAGTTAATAATCAGTAATGTGGAGGTGGGAGACTCAGCAGTGTATTACTGTGCTACACGTGATGACAGTACTACTGCAGTTGTACCACAGTGATGTACACCGTGACAAAAACCTCCTCACTGCTCACACTCACTTCTGCTTTCACACAACACGAGAAACAACAAAAACCTGAACTTCAAATTACTAGGACTGAAATGTCACTTAATTCCATATCACTGAAAAGCATCACTAATTCTATATCATACGAAAGGACACATTGAATTATGTACTAAACAAAAGTGTTTAATaacccaaaatgtttttttaattcacatgGAATGGTTTTTAATTCATAGGTTTGCCTTGTCAACAGTTAATCTGTCACATTCCTTCCCTGCTTAATGTGCTTTAAACCATCAGGTGTCTTATGCAGAGTAATAGTAGGCACAGAATTAATCGCCCTATTAGGGCTACTACAACTACTGCACAAATCCATATTATGGCAATAGGAAAATATGGATATCACCAAAACCATCAAACACTGTGATAAAaagagctacctctgctgcagggaatacatttattagaatgaccagctgctttacagcacctcagattagagccatgcTTCTCGGAGTTCAAGCAGCAGATATATTTCAACATCCAAGGTTCAGATGAGACAGTGCGAGTCAGGACTTCATAGAAACCATTACTTTGgaagaacaacaagcagaagagaCTTGTTTGGGCCAAGGAATACAAGGAATGGACAACAGATCAGTGGGAAAATGTCCTTTAGCCTGATAAGTGCAAATTTGAGATTTTTGGTTCTTACCTTCATGTCTTTGTTAGACGTAGGGTGGAGGGTGGAGATGCTGTGCTGGTATTGGGCACCAACAGGGCACATTCTCCTGCAACTTTTTACCCTGTGATCTTTACAACAGTGAGACATGATCTCCACAGGAAACCAGATGTCCAGATGTTCCTCCTAGGGAAAGTAATGCACAGACAGATTTGAAAAACATGTTGTTTAGATTGAATAGACATTTTCAGCATTTCATTAGCACTGTACGGCTTATTAGCTCAAGCCCTGGTTGATTCCCAGTCAGTGCCTAAAAATGCACCCACTGCATGCCGGGCGTCCTAAGTGCCAGTCCCAAACCTGGAAAGAATAGGCATCAGGAAGATCATCCACTGTGAGACTCAAttcatttcaataattttttttgggggggtcagCAGTTTTAACaatgcaaagcagctttacagaatcaaactCATTCAGGATGTCCCATGTGAGAGTGGCAAGAGAAAAACTACCTGAGATgtcaatagaaagaaaccttgagaggaaccagactcaacagtgaacccatcctcattggTGTGATAATAGATACAGTAGccgggattgatctgcagtcatactgtggttaggcggctggaagttcagtttaccaggagatgtgtttaactTAATATGGAGTTCATGTATGTTATTGGAGGATCGGGTACAAGCTGTAGGGAAATTAAATCCACTATTGGAATATCTAAACTATTGAGCGACGCAGTCAAAAGTCCTCGGATAACTGCATTAgccgaggccagaaccatcttcatggtaaagttaAACTGTCCATATAGTCACCACATCATCTTTACAAACTTCTCATTTTCTGTCAGTTTTAAAGAATGTGTGATTGTTATACCGGAGAGCAAGTTTCTTACTgactaattattttcttttaactggagctttATTATCTGAGGTATAACAGAATGTTGACTTTGAATGTTGACATTCAGTCTCCTGATGGAGTTCTGAGGGGTCAGACAGTGATTCAAGTTaactgagataacttcagactgtggaaatGTCACTTTATTTCCTATACTTAATCAGAAGGATATTATTAAGTCTAAAGTGTGACCTACTTTATGAGTGGGGCTTCTGCATTCTCAcaatgaatattaaagtctccaGCAAATAATGCTTTATCTACAGAAATGAccagatttgaaaaaaaatccacaaatagGAAGAAATTCAAAGTACAGCCCAGGagatttgtaaataataattagcagAAACTGTGCTCTAATGTTGCATAAGCAGGAGTTTCAATACCCTAGCATGATTAGGCTGAGAAAAAGCATGTGATACGGcttcatttaaatgttatacagtacatcatcagTGTAACTTTATTCAGATGATGAGGATTCTGTTCATATATGTGTGATGTTTTTGGTAaactttaattgtatttatttaaaaaagtcattATTTCATATTAACCCCCTTAGTGGGTCTGGCATGTTTTTACCGAGTGCAGCACATGGGAAAGTGTGTTGTATTGTATTTATCACAACACGTCCAAGAGTCAGAGAGACTGAAGTGGTTATCCAGAACAGCATCAGTCCATCGTCCAGTTCAGTTGATACACTGAGCTTTATGGTCCTGTCTATAGATTAGCACTGACTCATCGTATgtcacagagagagaaacacactcaGGATACACCTGCTTGTCCCCACGCTGACATACAGGGGAGAAcatcagctgtggtgtgtgttgttgagCGTCTCCTCCCTCTGtccctcctcctgtctctcttatAGCACGTCCCTGCAGTCTCTCCTTTATCTGCTCCTCACGCTGCTCATCTCTTCACTCAGCACGAGAGTcccatcacacacagacaccatgcTGCCAGCGCTCTGCTCTCTCTTCACTGCTCTCTCATGTAAGATTTCACAACTCTGGAGCTCATCAGCATTTGGGCTCCATCTAATGTGATGTAATGCATGAAGTGATGTAAcatgtgtgctgtttttattcCAGGTGTCAGTGGTGTGACTGTGGTGACGCAGAAGCCTCCTGTTCTCACACTGACTCAAGGACAGACGGCCACCATGGACTGTAATCTGGGGACTGTTACTAATAGTGCTGCATCCTGGTACAAACAGGTTCCTGGAGGAGTTCCTCAGTATGTGTTAAGCAATTATCACAGCTGGAGCGCTCCTGAATATGGATCTGGTTTCTCATCTTCTAAATTTAAATCAACATGTTTATCTTCATCTGACTGTAATGTGGTCATTAATAATGTGGAGGTGGGAGACTCAGCAGTGTATTACTGTAACGCATG contains the following coding sequences:
- the LOC128511945 gene encoding uncharacterized protein LOC128511945, yielding MLLTVCALLPALAVVSSQKVVTQKPPVITVDKGNSVTMDCNIAKDEGNYVSWYKQIPPAAPEFVLKFYHSHSAPDKYGDNFSSTRFTSKASSSIDYQLIISNVEVGDSAVYYCATRDDSTTAVVPQGEHQLWCVLLSVSSLCPSSCLSYSTSLQSLLYLLLTLLISSLSTRVPSHTDTMLPALCSLFTALSCVSGVTVVTQKPPVLTLTQGQTATMDCNLGTVTNSAASWYKQVPGGVPQYVLSNYHSWSAPEYGSGFSSSKFKSTCLSSSDCNVVINNVEVGDSAVYYCNAWDSSASEVVFGQGTKLIVSDAALPAPVLTVLPPSSKQLESKKATLVCLASEVAGGFADVRWLVNGNSVTSGVITGSALQQTNKKFTLSSSLTIDSSEWENNKDITCEVSAGGKAASVKINKSECSE